Proteins from one Kineosporiaceae bacterium genomic window:
- a CDS encoding SigE family RNA polymerase sigma factor, with amino-acid sequence MDFEEFYAATYRRIVVAAAVTLGNLTEAEDVVQEAFERAHRHWPRIRQYEDPEGWVRRVTYNLSLNTIRRARRKATALTRLAGRLPSADLPPPPEIVDIHRALSRLPIHYRAVLTLRYLLDLSVRQIADTLELPEETVKSQLARGRRRLRNELGGQIDGSAGEALW; translated from the coding sequence GTGGACTTCGAGGAGTTCTACGCCGCCACCTACCGACGCATCGTGGTGGCGGCGGCCGTCACCCTGGGGAACCTCACCGAGGCCGAGGATGTCGTGCAGGAGGCTTTCGAGCGAGCTCACCGCCACTGGCCGAGAATCCGGCAGTACGAGGATCCGGAGGGGTGGGTGCGCCGGGTCACCTACAACCTCTCGCTCAACACCATCCGACGCGCGCGACGCAAGGCGACGGCCCTGACGCGGTTGGCCGGTCGCCTGCCGAGCGCCGATCTGCCTCCGCCACCCGAGATCGTGGACATCCACCGGGCACTGAGCCGATTGCCGATTCACTATCGCGCCGTCCTCACGCTGCGCTACCTGCTCGATCTGTCGGTGCGCCAGATCGCCGACACCCTCGAGCTGCCCGAGGAGACGGTCAAGAGCCAGCTCGCGCGCGGTCGTCGTCGGCTCAGAAACGAGCTCGGCGGGCAGATCGATGGTTCGGCAGGGGAGGCGTTGTGGTAG
- the rarD gene encoding EamA family transporter RarD, whose amino-acid sequence MNRPGTREREGVVFGLAAYGLWGAFPLYFVLLERSSPVEIVLHRVLWSLLVCLMAVGLLRRGRELRVALRSVHTLIPLTVAAIVLALNWGIYIYAVTSGQVVQASLGYFVNPLVTVLLGVLVLRERLRPAQWIAVSIGAVAVGVLTFAYGRLPWIALTLAFSFGTYGLIKNRVGASHSALTSLTTETLVLAPLAAGVLVWLERTGRGHFAENPPWQGLLLASAGIATVVPLLLFAAAARRVPLSTMGLMQYLTPVLQLMCGVLLLGESVPPSRWVGFGLVWLALAVLSVDSLRSAQQRSRLAAQAEAEPLAA is encoded by the coding sequence ATGAATCGACCCGGAACCCGCGAGCGAGAGGGCGTCGTCTTCGGCCTCGCCGCATACGGGCTCTGGGGAGCCTTCCCGCTGTACTTCGTCCTGCTGGAACGGTCCTCTCCGGTGGAGATCGTGCTGCACCGGGTGCTCTGGTCACTGCTGGTCTGCCTGATGGCGGTCGGTCTGTTGCGCCGGGGCCGCGAGCTGAGGGTCGCACTGCGGTCGGTGCACACCCTGATCCCGTTGACCGTGGCGGCGATCGTGCTGGCGCTCAACTGGGGCATCTACATCTACGCGGTGACCAGTGGCCAGGTGGTGCAGGCCAGCCTGGGGTACTTCGTGAACCCCCTGGTGACGGTGCTGCTCGGCGTCCTGGTGCTGCGCGAGCGGCTGCGGCCCGCCCAGTGGATCGCGGTCTCGATCGGCGCCGTCGCGGTCGGGGTACTCACGTTCGCCTACGGGCGGCTGCCGTGGATCGCCCTCACCCTGGCCTTCAGCTTCGGCACCTACGGCCTGATCAAGAACCGGGTGGGCGCCAGCCACAGCGCCCTGACCAGCCTGACCACCGAGACCCTCGTGCTGGCACCGCTGGCGGCAGGGGTGCTGGTCTGGCTCGAGCGCACAGGTCGGGGGCACTTCGCGGAGAACCCCCCGTGGCAGGGCCTGCTGCTGGCCAGCGCCGGCATCGCCACCGTGGTGCCACTGTTGCTGTTCGCCGCGGCGGCCCGGCGGGTACCGCTGTCGACCATGGGGCTGATGCAGTACCTGACCCCGGTGCTGCAACTGATGTGCGGCGTCCTACTGCTCGGCGAGTCGGTGCCACCCTCGCGCTGGGTCGGGTTCGGCCTGGTATGGCTGGCCCTGGCGGTGCTCTCGGTCGACTCGCTGCGCTCGGCCCAACAGCGCTCACGACTGGCCGCTCAGGCGGAGGCCGAACCGCTCGCCGCCTGA
- a CDS encoding DUF4188 domain-containing protein: MSAVHPGRFTAPGDIDVTVFLIGMRFNRLHRIDAWWPVVSAMPPMLRHLATHPETGMLGQHTWFGRTTILLTYWRDPQSLQAFAADTDAPHLEPWRRFMRQVGSSGTVGVWHETYVVPAGHHETIYSNMPVFGLAAATRHVPVGAGSNTARQRLHLDRATPAPSSE, translated from the coding sequence ATGAGCGCCGTCCACCCCGGACGATTCACCGCCCCCGGCGACATCGACGTCACCGTCTTCCTGATCGGCATGCGGTTCAACCGGCTGCACCGCATCGACGCCTGGTGGCCGGTGGTGAGCGCGATGCCGCCGATGCTCCGCCACCTGGCCACCCACCCCGAGACCGGCATGCTCGGTCAGCACACGTGGTTCGGTCGCACGACGATCCTGCTGACGTACTGGCGCGACCCCCAGTCCCTGCAGGCCTTCGCCGCCGACACCGATGCACCCCATCTCGAGCCCTGGCGTCGTTTCATGCGCCAGGTCGGATCCTCGGGGACCGTGGGGGTCTGGCACGAGACCTATGTGGTGCCGGCCGGACACCACGAGACGATCTACAGCAACATGCCGGTCTTCGGCCTGGCCGCTGCAACACGGCACGTCCCCGTCGGGGCGGGCAGCAACACCGCACGGCAACGGTTGCACCTCGACCGGGCCACACCGGCCCCGAGTTCTGAGTAG
- a CDS encoding DNA polymerase domain-containing protein gives MASPAEELDVAGVPVRLTSPDKTYFPALGEAGTKRHLVEYYRSVSTMTGTPLVTALRNRPTYLQRFPDGIEGEEVYQKRLAAKGVPSHIESCRVTFPSGRWADALKVVKPADVVWAANLGTVTFHPWHARCADVDHPDELRIDLDPQPGTAFGEARTVACDVVRPLLEEFGYRGFPKTSGGRGIHIYLRIEPRWTFVEVRRAAIALAREIERRGGGLVTTAWWKEQRGEQIFIDYNQNARDRTIASAYSARRTPRATVSTPLTWDELTDAEPDDFTIATVPDLLARRGDPMSTLDDVAHSLDLLLELAERDEAGGLGDLPYPPNYPKMPGEPKRVQPSKSRSDTVGNPPPVGQGLPDL, from the coding sequence GTGGCCTCTCCCGCCGAGGAGCTGGACGTCGCCGGGGTCCCGGTCCGACTGACCAGCCCCGACAAGACCTACTTCCCCGCACTGGGCGAGGCAGGCACCAAGCGACACCTGGTGGAGTACTACCGCTCGGTGTCGACCATGACCGGTACCCCGCTGGTCACGGCCCTGCGCAACCGTCCGACCTACCTGCAGCGGTTTCCCGACGGCATCGAGGGCGAGGAGGTCTACCAGAAGCGCCTTGCCGCCAAGGGCGTCCCGAGCCACATCGAGTCCTGTCGGGTCACGTTTCCGTCCGGCCGCTGGGCCGATGCGCTCAAGGTCGTCAAGCCTGCGGACGTCGTGTGGGCCGCCAATCTGGGCACCGTCACCTTCCATCCGTGGCACGCGCGCTGCGCCGACGTCGACCACCCTGACGAGCTGCGGATCGACCTCGACCCTCAGCCGGGCACCGCGTTCGGTGAGGCGCGCACGGTGGCGTGTGACGTCGTCCGGCCGCTGCTCGAGGAATTCGGCTACCGCGGCTTCCCCAAGACCAGCGGCGGCCGGGGCATTCACATCTATCTACGGATCGAGCCGCGCTGGACCTTCGTGGAGGTGCGCCGCGCGGCCATCGCCTTGGCCCGTGAGATCGAGCGCCGCGGCGGCGGGCTGGTCACCACCGCCTGGTGGAAGGAACAGCGCGGTGAGCAGATCTTCATCGACTACAACCAGAATGCCCGCGATCGCACCATCGCCTCGGCCTACTCGGCCCGCCGGACGCCACGCGCCACCGTCTCGACTCCGCTGACCTGGGACGAGCTGACCGACGCCGAGCCCGACGACTTCACCATCGCCACGGTGCCCGACCTGCTGGCCCGGCGGGGCGACCCGATGTCGACCCTGGACGACGTCGCCCACTCCCTCGATCTGCTGTTGGAACTGGCCGAACGCGATGAGGCCGGGGGCCTCGGCGATCTGCCCTATCCACCGAACTATCCGAAGATGCCCGGCGAGCCCAAGCGGGTGCAGCCCAGCAAGTCCCGTTCCGACACGGTCGGCAATCCCCCACCCGTCGGCCAAGGCCTGCCCGACCTCTGA
- a CDS encoding TetR/AcrR family transcriptional regulator: MARPKVYDEHLAHRLISDAAATLAAGGVEALSLRPLAAGAGTSTSAIYAMFGDKAGLVSAVVNQARAGFLQAQRECPTTDDPLADLTALGHAYRQWALAHPSLYAVMFGGRALAEGSEPAVPIEPTEPTEPVEPVEPVEPVADDALSAAGQAAADLMGDETISVLAGLVQALVDAGLLRGDVVTITLSIWAGVHGLVSLEITGAWPVRGAAARALYEQHLAAIRRAWQPQAASGSASA; encoded by the coding sequence GTGGCACGTCCCAAGGTCTACGACGAGCACCTGGCGCATCGGCTGATCTCCGACGCGGCGGCGACCTTGGCCGCCGGGGGCGTCGAGGCCTTGTCCCTGCGCCCCCTGGCCGCGGGGGCGGGCACCTCGACCAGCGCGATCTACGCGATGTTCGGCGACAAGGCAGGCCTGGTCTCGGCGGTGGTGAACCAGGCGCGCGCCGGGTTCCTGCAGGCGCAGCGTGAATGCCCGACCACCGACGACCCGCTCGCGGACCTGACCGCGCTCGGCCATGCCTACCGCCAGTGGGCACTGGCCCATCCCTCGTTGTACGCCGTCATGTTCGGCGGCCGGGCACTGGCCGAGGGCTCCGAACCTGCCGTGCCCATCGAACCCACCGAACCCACCGAACCCGTGGAACCTGTCGAACCTGTCGAACCTGTCGCGGACGACGCCCTGTCGGCGGCCGGACAGGCAGCCGCCGACCTGATGGGCGACGAGACGATCTCGGTTCTCGCCGGTTTGGTGCAGGCCCTGGTGGACGCTGGTCTGCTGCGCGGCGACGTCGTCACGATCACCCTGTCCATCTGGGCCGGCGTCCATGGCCTGGTCTCGTTGGAGATCACCGGGGCCTGGCCGGTGCGTGGCGCAGCCGCGCGGGCGCTCTACGAGCAGCACCTCGCCGCGATCCGCCGGGCCTGGCAGCCTCAGGCGGCGAGCGGTTCGGCCTCCGCCTGA
- a CDS encoding ATP-dependent DNA ligase, with amino-acid sequence MDLPVMPPVSPMLAKAIKDIPDVGHVEPKWDGFRSIIFRDGEEVELGSRNERPLTRYFPEVVEAIKAATPPRCVLDGEIVVATGDRLDFDSLQLRLHPAASRVNLLAGQIPASFVAFDILALGDRSLMDVDFGERRAVLVEALGATRVEGGSVHVTPATSDLVLAREWFETFEGAGLDGVIAKPLIGGYQPDKRVMFKVKHERTADCVVAGFRWHKSGPIVGSLLLGLYDENGALQHVGVSASFSMARRAALVEELTPYRIALGEAGAAGHPWAEWAEAQAHTEGRLPGAVSRWSAGKDLSWEPVRPELVVEVAFGHMEGARFRHTAQFRRWRPDREPVSCTYDQVDRPVRYDLAEIFGL; translated from the coding sequence ATGGACCTGCCCGTCATGCCACCCGTGTCGCCGATGCTGGCCAAGGCGATCAAGGACATCCCCGATGTCGGCCACGTCGAGCCCAAGTGGGACGGCTTCCGCAGCATCATCTTCCGCGACGGCGAGGAGGTGGAGTTGGGCTCGCGCAACGAGCGCCCGCTGACCCGCTACTTCCCCGAGGTGGTCGAGGCGATCAAGGCGGCCACGCCGCCCCGCTGCGTGCTGGACGGCGAGATCGTGGTCGCCACCGGTGATCGGCTCGACTTCGACAGTCTGCAACTGCGGCTGCACCCGGCAGCCAGCCGGGTGAACCTGCTGGCCGGGCAGATACCGGCCTCGTTCGTCGCCTTCGACATCCTCGCGCTCGGCGATCGCTCCCTGATGGACGTCGACTTCGGCGAGCGTCGCGCCGTCCTGGTCGAGGCCCTGGGCGCCACCCGCGTCGAGGGGGGCAGTGTGCACGTCACGCCCGCGACGTCCGACCTGGTGCTGGCCCGAGAGTGGTTCGAGACCTTCGAGGGAGCCGGGCTGGACGGCGTGATCGCCAAGCCGCTCATCGGGGGGTACCAACCCGACAAGCGGGTGATGTTCAAGGTCAAACACGAACGGACGGCGGACTGCGTGGTGGCCGGTTTCCGCTGGCACAAGAGCGGGCCGATCGTCGGCTCGCTGCTGCTCGGGCTCTACGACGAGAACGGTGCCCTGCAACACGTGGGGGTGTCGGCGTCGTTCTCCATGGCACGTCGGGCGGCGCTCGTCGAGGAACTCACGCCCTACCGGATCGCCCTCGGGGAGGCAGGGGCGGCCGGCCATCCCTGGGCCGAGTGGGCCGAGGCCCAGGCCCACACCGAGGGCCGCCTGCCGGGCGCCGTCAGCCGGTGGAGTGCGGGCAAGGATCTGTCATGGGAACCGGTGCGCCCAGAACTGGTGGTCGAGGTCGCCTTCGGTCACATGGAAGGCGCCCGATTCCGGCACACGGCACAGTTCCGCCGGTGGCGTCCGGATCGCGAACCGGTGTCCTGCACCTACGACCAGGTCGACCGTCCGGTCAGGTACGACCTGGCGGAGATCTTCGGGCTCTGA
- a CDS encoding Rpn family recombination-promoting nuclease/putative transposase, with protein MSDTPSPSENPRSGPIYDNALRTLAGDEILAVCGWLGIQADPGTVRLSEALPSATQYADLLVGTGPGRLAQVEFIRRPARNLPIRMLEYRARIMRLEPTARLYQHVVVLAGGDVENELTDGDRFFTRFDVTYVRRQDPDELLSQVALAPLASLGAVQRTRDRRVILRRALQVIHDGAAPEQARRLVDVAAVLAAIHLDAATIEEVGREAAMPISLEGTDAGRVIAQRGRTEGRDEGRVEGRVEGRLEGRAEGESAVLAELLTARFGADDRIPHLARRLAAAGEKAAVSAVLAAATLDALET; from the coding sequence GTGAGCGATACCCCGTCCCCATCCGAGAACCCCCGATCCGGTCCGATCTACGACAACGCCCTCCGCACCCTCGCCGGCGACGAGATCCTCGCCGTGTGCGGCTGGCTCGGCATCCAGGCCGACCCCGGCACCGTTCGGCTGAGCGAAGCCCTGCCGTCGGCGACGCAATACGCCGATCTGCTGGTCGGCACCGGGCCGGGACGCCTGGCACAGGTCGAGTTCATCCGGCGGCCGGCACGTAATCTGCCCATCCGCATGCTCGAGTATCGGGCTCGGATCATGAGGCTGGAACCGACGGCACGGCTCTACCAACACGTCGTCGTCCTCGCGGGCGGCGACGTCGAGAACGAACTGACCGATGGCGACCGCTTCTTCACCCGATTCGACGTCACCTACGTACGCCGACAAGACCCTGATGAGCTGCTGAGCCAGGTCGCCCTGGCGCCACTGGCCAGCCTCGGGGCCGTCCAACGGACCCGGGACCGGCGCGTGATCCTACGCCGAGCGCTCCAGGTGATCCACGACGGCGCCGCCCCGGAACAGGCCCGACGACTCGTCGACGTCGCCGCCGTCCTGGCTGCGATCCATCTGGACGCGGCTACCATCGAAGAAGTGGGAAGGGAGGCAGCGATGCCGATCAGTCTCGAGGGCACCGACGCCGGCCGGGTGATCGCCCAACGCGGTCGAACCGAGGGGCGTGACGAAGGCCGGGTCGAGGGCCGGGTCGAGGGCCGGCTCGAAGGCCGCGCCGAGGGCGAATCCGCTGTCCTGGCCGAACTGCTCACGGCACGCTTCGGCGCCGACGATCGCATCCCTCACCTCGCCCGCAGGCTGGCTGCCGCCGGTGAGAAGGCCGCAGTCAGCGCCGTCCTGGCCGCTGCGACGCTCGACGCCCTCGAGACCTGA
- a CDS encoding MMPL family transporter, with protein sequence MIPAGPARPAEPSPAPDGELRPSDGVTGRWWVDPPTTTAPSSDVPGAVAEILRAARTEANEVVQRAERRATEIIEEARRQTLRELREARSEARALIRDAAVIAQSLTHAPQQEIATTAPAAPVAPAAPAAPARSDAAPPRQRSWGRFVHRYRWATITISVILAVVGVLWGPGVVGLLANGGFDVPGSQSFATDRSIGTTIGRPTPDVIALYSSSKYTVDDAQFQRAVSAVVSGVPRAGVRTVTSYWTTKSAALVSADRRSTIVGVYLTGDEDARIATYRAISDTLDIDPAVATTRLGGVTAGDAQISDQVSADLTRAETLSAPLLAVLLLIVFGGVVAAGLPLMVGGITVVLAFAVLRLLLHVTSISVFAVNVVTLLGLGLAIDYALLMVNRFSEELAAGRDVPAAVEQTMRTAGRSIVVSAVIVSVSLSGLLFFPMVFLRSMAYGGVAVVALAAVVATTLLPATLGALGHRVNSLALPWARRRAGAGARRAEGSGLWARLAHSVMRRPVIYVLAVGTVLTLMALPVRTVTFGGIDARQLPSTAPARQVSTILARDFPQVPSEPIQILLTGGGDAAVTTVSSAVSAMPGVTGVRAAGRTGETTLVSVTYRGEAVDETARGLVDRIRSLSPPAGTRLAVGGYSAQQVDLRASIRDGLWRMALLVIAVTFLLLFLAFGSLVVPLKAVLITLATIVASLGIVVLVFQHGHGADLLDFDPTGSIELTQPILVAAILFGLTTDYEIFLLSRIREYWDRTGDNTRAVAVGLQRTGPIITSAAALILVVITAFSTSKIIFIKLIGVGMAVSILLDATVMRALLVPATMRLLGRWNWWAPAPLARWWERHRPPSEGDGAFEPDTSSRPDNSEVVTAGHT encoded by the coding sequence GTGATCCCAGCCGGACCCGCGCGCCCCGCCGAACCGAGTCCTGCCCCGGACGGCGAGCTGCGCCCGAGCGACGGCGTGACCGGCCGGTGGTGGGTGGATCCGCCCACCACCACGGCTCCCTCCTCCGATGTACCCGGCGCCGTCGCCGAGATTCTGCGGGCTGCCCGAACCGAGGCGAACGAGGTGGTGCAGCGCGCCGAACGTCGCGCCACAGAGATCATCGAGGAAGCTCGGAGGCAGACGCTGCGCGAACTGCGCGAGGCCCGGTCCGAGGCACGCGCCCTGATCCGTGATGCGGCGGTCATCGCGCAGTCCCTGACCCATGCCCCGCAGCAGGAGATCGCGACGACCGCTCCGGCTGCTCCGGTCGCTCCGGCTGCTCCGGCTGCTCCGGCCAGGTCGGATGCCGCGCCACCACGACAGCGCAGCTGGGGTCGCTTCGTCCATCGGTACCGCTGGGCGACGATCACGATCTCCGTGATCCTGGCCGTGGTCGGCGTGCTGTGGGGACCCGGGGTGGTGGGCCTGCTCGCCAACGGCGGCTTCGACGTCCCGGGCTCGCAGTCCTTCGCCACCGACCGCTCCATCGGCACCACGATCGGGCGACCGACGCCGGACGTGATCGCGCTGTACTCCAGCTCGAAGTACACCGTGGACGATGCCCAGTTCCAGCGGGCGGTGTCCGCGGTCGTCTCGGGTGTCCCTCGCGCCGGCGTGCGCACCGTCACCAGTTACTGGACGACGAAGTCGGCGGCGCTGGTCTCCGCCGACCGCCGCTCCACGATCGTGGGTGTCTACCTCACCGGCGACGAGGACGCGCGGATCGCGACCTACCGGGCGATCTCCGACACCCTCGACATCGACCCCGCGGTCGCCACCACCCGACTCGGTGGGGTGACCGCGGGCGACGCACAGATCAGTGACCAGGTGTCGGCAGATCTCACCCGAGCCGAGACGCTGTCGGCTCCGTTGCTCGCCGTCCTGCTGCTGATCGTCTTCGGCGGTGTGGTCGCGGCCGGTCTGCCACTGATGGTGGGGGGCATCACCGTCGTCCTCGCGTTCGCGGTGCTGCGGCTGCTACTGCACGTGACCTCGATCTCGGTGTTCGCCGTCAACGTCGTCACGCTGCTCGGACTGGGCCTGGCGATCGACTACGCCCTGCTGATGGTGAACCGGTTCAGCGAAGAGCTGGCCGCCGGCCGGGACGTCCCGGCCGCCGTGGAACAGACCATGCGGACGGCGGGGCGGAGCATCGTCGTCTCGGCTGTCATCGTGAGCGTCTCGCTGTCCGGGCTGCTGTTCTTCCCCATGGTCTTCCTGCGGTCGATGGCCTATGGCGGTGTGGCCGTGGTCGCCCTGGCGGCGGTCGTGGCCACCACCCTGCTGCCGGCCACGCTCGGCGCCCTCGGTCACCGGGTGAACTCCCTGGCCCTGCCGTGGGCCCGGCGTCGGGCGGGGGCCGGCGCGAGGCGCGCCGAGGGCAGCGGGCTCTGGGCGCGCCTGGCGCACAGCGTGATGCGTCGTCCGGTGATCTACGTCCTGGCGGTCGGCACAGTGCTCACGCTGATGGCACTGCCGGTGCGCACCGTGACGTTCGGCGGCATCGACGCACGACAGTTGCCCTCGACGGCACCGGCCCGCCAGGTGTCGACGATCCTGGCCCGCGACTTTCCGCAGGTGCCCTCCGAGCCGATCCAGATCCTGCTCACCGGCGGCGGGGATGCCGCTGTGACCACCGTGAGTTCTGCCGTATCGGCGATGCCCGGTGTCACCGGGGTTCGTGCGGCCGGACGAACCGGCGAGACCACTCTGGTGAGCGTCACCTACCGAGGCGAAGCCGTCGATGAGACCGCTCGGGGCCTGGTCGATCGGATCCGCTCGCTCTCGCCGCCTGCCGGCACCCGTCTCGCCGTGGGCGGCTACAGCGCCCAGCAGGTCGATCTGCGTGCGAGCATCCGCGACGGTCTCTGGCGCATGGCGCTGCTGGTGATCGCGGTGACCTTCTTGTTGCTGTTCCTCGCCTTCGGCTCCCTCGTGGTTCCGCTCAAGGCGGTGCTGATCACGCTGGCGACGATCGTGGCCTCGCTCGGCATCGTCGTGCTGGTGTTCCAGCACGGCCATGGCGCCGACCTGCTCGACTTCGACCCGACCGGGAGTATCGAGCTGACCCAGCCGATCCTGGTGGCAGCGATCCTGTTCGGGCTGACGACGGACTACGAGATCTTCCTGCTGTCCCGCATCCGCGAGTACTGGGATCGCACCGGCGACAACACCAGGGCAGTGGCGGTGGGCCTGCAACGCACCGGGCCGATCATCACCAGCGCGGCGGCGCTGATCCTGGTCGTCATCACGGCGTTCTCCACATCGAAGATCATCTTCATCAAGCTCATCGGGGTCGGCATGGCGGTCTCGATCCTGCTGGACGCCACGGTGATGCGCGCCCTGCTGGTCCCGGCCACGATGCGTTTGCTGGGCCGGTGGAACTGGTGGGCGCCGGCGCCTCTGGCGCGGTGGTGGGAGCGTCACCGGCCGCCGTCCGAGGGGGACGGCGCGTTCGAGCCCGACACCTCATCGCGTCCGGACAACTCGGAAGTCGTCACTGCCGGCCACACGTAG